A genome region from Hevea brasiliensis isolate MT/VB/25A 57/8 chromosome 9, ASM3005281v1, whole genome shotgun sequence includes the following:
- the LOC110648485 gene encoding lignin-forming anionic peroxidase — MASRLCFTFTILLMSLSCLPCHAQLSSTFYDRTCPSALSTIRGAISAAVSREQRMAASLIRLHFHDCFVQGCDGSVLLDDTSSMNGEKNSLNNANSLRGFDVIENVKAQVESQCPGIVSCADIVAVAARDASAAVGGPSWTVKLGRRDSLTASRDLADQNLPRFTNSLSELTSSFSSKNLNQRDLVALSGAHTIGQARCFSFRDRVNSNASDIDPEFARSLREDLPCPADGSGNANLAPFDAVTPNTFDNSYFRNLVDRKGLIQSDQVLFSGGSTDSIVNEYVRDSSIFLSDFAAAMVKMGDLNPLTGSQGEIRRVCNVVN, encoded by the exons atggctTCTCGTTTATGTTTTACTTTCACAATATTGTTGATGAGCTTGTCATGCTTGCCATGTCATGCACAGCTCTCTTCAACCTTCTATGACAGGACATGTCCTTCTGCACTAAGTACTATAAGGGGTGCTATTAGTGCAGCTGTCTCGCGTGAACAGAGAATGGCTGCTTCACTCATTCGCCTTCATTTCCATGATTGCTTTGTTCAA GGTTGTGATGGGTCGGTCTTACTGGACGATACTTCCTCAATGAACGGCGAGAAAAATTCACTAAATAACGCCAATTCTCTCAGAGGATTTGATGTCATTGAAAATGTTAAGGCTCAAGTAGAGAGTCAGTGTCCTGGAATTGTTTCTTGTGCTGATATCGTTGCTGTAGCTGCTCGCGACGCATCTGCTGCT GTTGGAGGACCTTCATGGACAGTGAAGCTTGGAAGAAGAGACTCCCTGACAGCAAGCAGAGACCTTGCTGATCAGAACCTTCCTCGCTTTACAAATAGTCTCAGCGAACTCACTTCCTCGTTCAGTAGCAAGAATCTAAATCAAAGAGATTTGGTTGCCCTTTCAG GAGCACATACGATTGGGCAAGCAAGATGCTTCAGCTTCCGTGACAGGGTTAACAGCAATGCAAGTGATATTGATCCTGAGTTTGCTAGGTCTCTAAGAGAAGATCTTCCATGCCCAGCTGATGGCTCTGGAAATGCAAACCTTGCACCATTTGACGCAGTGACTCCCAATACTTTTGATAACAGCTACTTCAGGAATCTGGTTGATAGGAAAGGCCTTATTCAATCAGATCAGGTGCTTTTCAGTGGTGGATCCACAGACAGCATTGTGAATGAGTACGTCAGGGACTCTTCAATATTCCTGTCTGATTTTGCAGCTGCAATGGTAAAGATGGGAGATTTAAACCCCTTGACTGGTTCTCAGGGAGAAATACGAAGGGTTTGCAATGTTGTTAACTGA